The genomic window CTACCCTCTAGTCCTTATTCATAATTGCTTGCGCGTAAGGGTGTGAATTTTTAGATTTGtgatttttgttcaaattgtgcagtttttattttagagaagcggtcccgctgatcccgtaCGTTCCCactattcaatttaaaaagtcataaaaattACGATAACAGCCGAAGCCCTAATTCCATATGGTGTCATTAGAAGACattttttaagacttttccaatggtataaatTTCTATGCTCTGCACCTGGACAACAATACAAATTCATCAAATACTCTTGAACTGATAAGAATGGATGAGGGTAAGGAAGTAgtcaaccaaaaaaaaagcaagaaAGGAAGATAACTttggtaagccgaagtttgtatactcttgcagttataaaaaataaccaacgttaaacatgttaaatttttaaagattgttttttgattattaaaagaaaatttctttatttcccGGTTTCTTTGATAGAtaaatgttagagtagtcaaatttttatcaaattttactcgaaattcttaaaaatatataaaatgattttcccaatagtataagataatatgtcgaaatcaaagaagaacgctatagtcgagtgcctatcagatacccgttactcagctaaagggagcaaaagagaaatggagatatataagcaccAAACCAATATTTTAGGCCGCTTTTTACCGGCTTTTCCAgcagatgttatgtgggcggcagacagattaaAGGGCTTAAGCCGTttgtaggcgttagagtgggcgtggtacattttttttaggtaaatcgataggtattcatgagacaaacacattacagttaaaattttttttttatcataaaaactaaactaaaatacattttttatatagttttccaacggacagacaggcatggctagatcgacgtctagtgatgctgaacaagaatatatatactttatagggtcggagACGTCTCcatcactgcgttgcaaacttctgactgaaataattataccctttggaagggtataaaaaagcTAAGATAAGGGAAAATAAaggcaatttaaaattataactttatGCCCTACTTCTGGTGAGAAATACCTTGCATCAAGGGAACGTCAACACATATTGACCGATAcgcataaaaatgcatcaaCCAGCGAAGTCAAAAATAATGaacatataattaaattcaatataaATGCTTATGCTACCTATGTATATTCAGCAATCAGACGATGTAGTTAATGCTTCATGCGCGGCCTTTTCAGTTTGAAAAACGCGAGcgctccttttttttttacctttttcgTAATGAATTAAGCTGCATGGAAAAGGTTTTACACTCTGTAGTTAGTAAggattactaaaaaaaaattttttaacaaattaaattaaattgtaagttaaaaaaaaattaaattttttaagccATAATAATTTTTGATCGATTAGTGAAAACATCAAAAAGATATCTTTAAGCATTCCAACGACATAGAATAATGACTGAGTGCCAGTTCGAAAAAGTGTCAAAAATGCCATGTTGTGTTTATTTATAGCTAAATGTAATCAAACTAACCTCATAAACATATTGGGAACCAATAATGTAAGACACCAAAGCGTCCAAAGCCAAATCTGGAGGAAACTTTAATAATAACTGTCTACAGTTTTCTAAAGTCAATAACCCTACCCACAACAAGCTCGGAAAAGTAGTCTTGTTTTACCCTGAACCAAATACTACATCTTCATTCAAGGGCtttcacaaaaaattatcTCCACCGGTGGTGATACATGCCAATACTGAGgctgttcttgaaaactaCACAACATTCCTGAATTCTTCTTTAACTTCGTCAACAAAaaaagtgcagaagcatactgcaggtgccgtatcattttatatttcacataaatataatcctgATCCAAGCAAATTGTGgacatatgaaggtatgtaacaaacaaacaacaaaaaaattcaatactattttataaactaattaaatttttttatattttataggtGCTGACTGTAATAAAGAGCTCTATATAGCGGTAACgcagaaatttaaaatacaggCCTGAAATAGTATTCGattcgaattttaaattcaagtttAGAAAAAGTATCGATAGAAATTCTAAGTACTTAATTTTAGGAAGAAAAATTTAAGGAAATGCCTAGTGAGGGTCTTTCTTTTACGAATATTTTGAAAGTTTCGAAAAATTTAAGGATACccagcttcctgacattgatagttttttttagtgtagtataaataattacaattattcccaaaaagtttgaaaaattttcaattttgatACCATAAGATAatgtattacattttatatagaaAGTGTTATATTGATTTTGAGCGATGTTTTCGAAAATGTTGGAAACATTTTTCAGAAAATTAATAAGTTAGTTCTAACTGTGTTTCAGCACCATATCTAGGATACATgtacaatataaaaataatcggTTCGAGGTGGGTTTACTTAATATACGCAAGCAATTTAATTAAGCCAACTATTTTTCTGAGCTGTattgatgcaaataatttttatggtTATATGGGTACGAGCCAAACTTCCAAACTGCTTTCAGgacgaatgtaaaaaaaatgaaaggagttaagaaatcagttataaaaaaacgaaaccataaagataatatagcatgtataaaatataaatacaattttatggaGCCCAGCGAATTAGTAGGTCCCACATCTtctatactgaaattatgaataaaatatcttaattataaggatCATGATCACTATATTATTGGCCATATATTAAGTAGTAATACAATATAATAGTAGCaaaattttctaaataaatagatacaaaattaaatttattattgttccgttttattactttagcaggtcatttacagatatccatgagttgtggctgGAATCGAAACTGCTCCATTCTACAAgcatttgattatttttcctttttagtatTTGCTTTACTTTTAGAAGTTCCTCTTCATAAAATGACCCATAAATAAGAGTACTCATATAAtcttgaatttcatttttacgGGGTATGTGgacttgacttttaaaacttctGTGGTTCAATTACATTCAATTGCATCCCTTAATAAAAACTAacttgtatttacttattctaacaaaGTCACCTactaaaaatgtatgttttcgaaaaatttTTGGTATGTTATttactgattttaaaataatctatTCATATTAGAGCAGAcatctatattatttatttgatttgttttacGCTACATATGTACTAAACACTTTCcatatagattttttaaagttcGATAGTAGCCTTGATATGCCTTtaagtatgataatgatttatatgaaatttatgcattaattttcttaaggtttaattttaaaattctcttCCTGAATACTTTTTAGGatacttttacactttttaaaaactttggcAAACTTTGTCTTAACTGCCTCGGCGTTCGCGTACTTTGAGAACGTGTCAAAAACAAtcagtaaatatctaaaaccccGATGATAATTTATTAGtgttagtttttatttcatgaTTGCTTACtcaataatgcttgcttatatacCAGAAcgtgtatttttatttcagtaCGCATCCtctttgaaatttcaaaacattatCTTATTAAATCTACTTCAACATCTTAAACATAGATCTTTATAAATCaaatagttaaatattaaatttttgtaatgATACACACTTAGGACATACACACTTTCgacataaaaatgtagttaAAATATGTCTCAGTTTAGTAATGATACCCAGAACtcaaaatcaaattcaattttgcTTCCATACTAATTAATCACAAAAGCGTACTGATTATTTGATTTCCTAActctaaagttacattttatggaaTGCAagatcaataattgtatcaggTATCAAGAACTTATACTGGTCTTGTCCCAAATGAATGAATTTCTAATACGTAAGCAGTTGCATCCATCcgtctttgtcaaatccatcgaaaattatttttactttaatgCATCCAAACCATGGGCAAAATTTTTCGAGAAGTGTACATGtcgcatttcaattttatgTTATGAACTTCATGGTCCTGTTGCTTTCGAGAGTTTTTAGGTAAgattactttaaataaactgtaatTATTTTCTAGTCTTACCAATCATGTACACAGTCGATCGTAATTCAAACATTATAGTAGATTTTTGTAAAGAAGCTGGCGTTCATGCCTTCTAGAAACGTTATatctcatttttttttatatcataaaaaaataGATAATGGAGCTCTTAAACAGCAGCATCCgtaccaaaaaaaatggaTTGGATTGTTCAGCTGGAGATATTTTATACATAAGTCTTGAAGAAATCACTCAATCATcgaactatggaactgacaatttgcctgcCCTGCTCTGAtgccctctctcctttagtttctccaactaaaatgagatgttacgaaaacaaacaatgcaatgtgactataataaagttaacgatatgatttctcattataattggaaatacttgtacaattgtacagagattgaaagtgccacagtgttaaatacgttttttaatgaatgcataccattcaaacctaaacaggcctccttggtttaccaatgcgcttcaaagacttaaaaacggattttaatgttctcaacagtcattccTATTCTATGaatctaaatcgatgtaaatttgaatttttaaaccgatccgaaaaagttttacaactctgttaatgccaagcgtaaggcatcggcattgtCTTCATCGGTACTTCTAAACTCAATGAAGGCAGCGACGGATtctaaaatttttgatttatttgctgagtttttccaaactacttatagttcgacagcttggtcaaattctaactaccttAATCCCTTAAATGGGGCACATTGTAATTGTAACTGTattcaccgaaagctctctcttaagagatttagcaacaacaacgccaacttattctccAGGTCCatatggacttcctggatgtgtgcttaagttttgtgcgtcaaccatttgtaaaccgatttttaaactttttaatttacctATTTCtacatcagtttttccttctatctggaaggactcttttattattgcactccataaaaaaggttcgaaggcggatgcccaaaattatagaggaaTTTCTAAATTTTCGACAATTCCTAAAGcttttgaacgtattatcacttctcattttcaacatttatgtttttcGCTTATATCAcagtgtcagcatggttttgttaagcgaaaatcgaccaccaaccttcttgaattgtcatctattgtaataaatggattaagGAAAAAAGTGCAGACTGACATTTTATATAACATTGtattaaccactcacttcttttatttaaattagatcagcttgggtttcctggtaatctattaacttggatttcatgttacttgaatggtaggactcagagggttatattcaagaatgctgtttcaaaacatatatatcataacacattctcatGTACtaatgttaagctttgttatcatataatgatatagcgtcgggacttAACTTACATTCggatatttattgttttgatGGTGTgtgtacaaccttttaaatttgaactgctttAAATGCAAAGTTATAACTATTATAGGGATaatcctacgtttatcagttactttcttaaaaatacggcACTTGATTCtggattcttttaagagaaattttgaaaatgattCCCGCAAAAATGGATAcacacaatttatttattgtaaatattgtggatctgatactcatttcgaAAAGAACTGCTGCAAGAAACGTGGTTAAGTAAATCTGCTTTCTAAGTATTCCaagacaaaatctattttGATTGGAGTTTTACTTCGGATAGATTACCAAAAACTTGTTTGAAGTATGTCTAACTAATGATTGCGAGTACCGAAGCTTCAGATCAACAtggaactcattggattgcattttattttgttagaCGTAGGTCAGCAAAATTGTTTgattcatatggacaatatccacagaaaaatatgttattttagtttttaaaatctattgaTGTTTTTCCGCCTGAGTAAAAAAACGTCCGGCTTGGTTGAGTATATATAAACGGAATGCCTTTATTCGATACTTATAGTAACTGAAAAACGGACTAACGATACATATTAAATGTCAGAGGTTACAGTGTTGTTACCATAGTTTCGATACTCTTCTTCAATGTCATCtctcattttatattttaatacaaacTTAACTTTTTAGTAAGCTCacaatgtttttgtttctgaaGGTTCTTTGTTAATATATCTGCAATCATCTGTTTAGTTGAAAAATACTTCAAAATAATCTGCCCTTCCTTAACTATATCTCTTACAAAGATATATCTATGTGTTTTGATCTTGAATGATGTACTGGATTCTTTGACAATTGTTGAGAGCTTAAATTGTCAattgtttcatttttattttgacattgaaattaattaatttttgaggacaactatatctgttcatatctttttttatgtaccatatgagttattccattctcttattaatttctaaatGATGACTTTGTAGAAAATGTCTTTACATAAATTATTGGTAGAGATATCCAAACACCTTTGTCGTCTTCTTCAGTTAAATACAGAGCTATTTTCTTGTTCAGACATCCAGTGACCTTATACTCAAATCCCATACATTGATTTCCAATTTTTGTATAGCCAACCACTGGCTTCACGTCAAATGAGATAACAACATGTCTTCActagatttattaaaatacatattcAAACTATGTAATACTTGAGAATAAAGTAGGAAGaacatattaatatgtttatctttttatataattatataaatatttcaatagcgttaaaataaaggTAGTGTATATAACGTAAGAATTGTCCCTCTGATGCTTAATAAGATATATTAGTAGTTACTACAGAAggattctctcctttccacaaaaggtcataaaaatattacccaGAGCAAACCAAAACCAtcacctgaccgcaataaaagagCTCGCACAAGTCAGAAGGTCAGGCTCGTTGAGAAGATCACTAACTGCCTATCTCTGACACGTCCCATACAGGGGTTGCAATCACCGCGCGACAACGCACATGTaaacctgtaatttaaacttgGAATAAAAAGTCagaacatgatttgttatatattgaaattaattttctggctcCGTTCCAGCGATTTGAACAAAAGAGGCATataagttatatgacacattatttaggggctcttacccaatttataaacaactttgagccgagagccaatttccaaataactctgacagacccgagataaacccgtagtcagctatttctttcaaccaggcctccgaatcattcccacccagatcaatttcacgcagcccaaatcaaacggatgctgtaaacatccagtccgctaacgttaacaaaagatccccaaagcgagccccgagtccgttaacgtaaacaaaaaaatccccaaagcggtccttaaaactccgctaatgtaaacaccaatttccggccaagattggacttcaaatttaattggcaaattgcatcatcctattttccgactcgcTTGAGCcgttctctttatcaatttttggggataaattctcttaagccgaggtttgattattgatcattgaactagagatcaggcagtccgtttttgagatccgaatcgagcagtagtacaaatcgagtaaaagtaaacgagcagtgaattaactaagttcgacgtatcaaaaaattttagtagtgattaagtgattaataaataaaaataaatttttttaattaaatcactagtgagaaacttagttggcgcccaacgtggggccgtgcgattaaaaaattttaaagtataaaaaggaatttagcgcggccaaaaaaaaccttatacaaccgacgaatgaataaaaagtttgtgttgatcaaaaaaactaaggtggaaattaattaatgaaataatccttaaaatctcaaactacaaaatagtgatcgtaacatatattcactgctcggacaatataaaaatcgaaaAGCGACAACaaaatttttcatcaaaaaaaaaaatataaaataaacattgtgaaaaacaatttaaaaaaatcttcaaaatcaacaacaaagacattctaagaaaacaggctgaagggcaatccctcgccaaatattggaaaagaaggaagacctaattgaagaaggaagaccccgagacaaaatctaaaaacaaaaaagtaggacgaccccaatcaggatcatcattcaggataaggccccaacaggaaaattaacaacgagaagaaaaaaaataaggacgattcgtgagcgatactattttttttattatcatacattttttattattattattttataaaaatttgtaagaaaggaaatataaatatacaaagtggaagagttaatttctaatttcgaaaaagttctcaaaatgtcagaaccttcaacaagccagactggagcaaataaaagactccacatgaatccacaagaaaatacaagccatcaggcaataacaaacaacacaatgttaaatataggggatttaattaagcaaattgtaaatcttgaattaaatccattaaaggaggagatcgttaacttaagatcgcagctttctcacaaaattaaaacggttgaggattatcagacagagattgtagatccgaatacaaaatgcgacacatcttatgagattatcaaatctgttagggaatatataggtgaagaggataaatatgtaagctggagagaatcggcagaagtagccatggggcaatatgccagagggagtgaaagattttattttgccttatctatattacgaaacaaactaacaggaatggcaaacgacgccttaacccataacggtactgtattaaatttcgatgccataatggcaaaacttgacttcgtctttagcgacaatcgaccaattcacattattgaacaggaattaagtgtattgagccagggaaaattatccataatggattattatggttcagttaatagaaaattaactctgctaatcAATAAAACTgttatgacctacggtagaaacaaacctataacagcggaaatgaatgagaaacataggaagacagctcttagagttttcattaccggcctcaacggccaaatttcaaacactattttctcaatgaatccacctgacctaccaaatgcaatggtcatagttcaggaattggaaagcaacaacatgagggctctattcgcaaatagtttctctactactcagagaaaacatagcgagccaaactctagtggaaatggacaaacgcATTTCAACCACAggacaagacagcaaaacaatagttacactaaccagcgaaacaataataatttaaggtttaatcatgacaactaccagaacaaaaatacttacggttattgtaatcagaataaaaataattcttggaaccagggtagatttaaaaatatccaacaaaaacagtggaacacctataggcagccacaaaataacccggaaccaatggaggtagacgagtctatccaggttcagaataaggcttataacggctataatcaaggctataataaatatcaaaataataattataatcagaacaagtgggatcaaacaaaaaaatttgagacccagaacactcagcaaggccaagcccaaaataaaatggtaccaactggaactgttaaccaaccggctactaagacgatgagattaaataacattgaggagaaccattttttagacaaaagtcaggagtaggcttaccctacttaattagaaaagatccaaaaataaataaaaaattaaaaatattaattgacactggggcaacctcgtgttatataaaaacaggaatttataaaaataagaacgagcttccaatgtacaaaagagtatctacagtgaatggatattcaataattaaatattatcatatgataactatttttgatacgcgatatactttttatgaaatagatgggctagactcagatttacgggtcggctataacctattataaaaataggagcggtaattgatacagctaagggagtaattaaatataatggaatagaagaaaaattaaattatgataacggaaacatattaaaccaacattctttaacagaagaaaacaccattgttccattaaaagaatttatattaaaaaaatactttgatggaAAACTTCAAATCAGATCGGAATCGGAAATGGGTATTCAAAGCGAATatagtttgggatatacaaatcctgaacacgccgtcgttgaaaaatccgacaaaaataaaagtttggaattcaaaaattccgaacacgccgtcgttgaaatatccgacaaaaacaaaagtttggaaattaaaaatcgtGAACGCGCTGTCGTtaaaaaatccgacaaaaataaaagtttggaatttaaaaattctgaacacgccgtcgttgcaCTATCCGacagtcaaaaaataaacaacataaaaatatcgtctgcaggtcaaagaaaagatctgaagaacgaaatattaaatattatcaatgaagagcattcaaaaataaatatgcagagtCCATTTCGGACAGATAACCACGgggaaataaacaccgtaaatgatagggccatttacagcaaataatacccttatgctcaatcagattttgtgaattctgaaataaattgaatgtcaaatgaagaaattataaagccaagtagaagtccttataattcaccagtactagtagtaccaaaaaagggtttcaatgaagatggaactccaaaactcagactcagACTCAGACGTAATtgattattaaaaacttaatgaaaatacaaaaacagatagatatccaatgcaggacccttcagtgattttattaaatcttgggaaagccaaatacttttcaacaattgacttgaaatctggatttcatcagattctcatgaatgaactagacattcagaaaacttCACTCCAACGAgtgatggatgatattttaagagaactaGTGGGCTTAtacacgtttatatggatgacataattatattttcaaaaacaattgaacaacattacaaagatttagttccgattataaaaattttgctgaacgcaaacatgaaaatttcaattgaaaaatcaaagttcttcaaattagagaccaattttctcggttacgttgtttcccacaatgtgataaaaaccgatcccgaaaaaaattccaatatcgtaaaatatccgatacctaaaaatattcgagagcttagaagcttcctaggccttatgggatattacagaaaatttgtgcaaaattacggaaagatagctaaacctttaacaaaatatttaaaaggccaaaacggcaaagtatcaaaaaaggaatcacgtaaaactttaatacagcttgatgattcagctgtaagagctcttaacgagctcaaagaaaatttagttgcacaagtagaactagtacaaccagactataataaaaaattcactctaacaacggacgcaGCTGACTTAGTAATTGGTGccgttctttctcaggaaggaaaaccaattacatttttttcaaaaactctgacaaaaaccgaacaattatacgcaaccaataaaaaggaacttttagccattgtatggacttttaaaaatcttcgaaattacttatatggggttaacaacatcgatatctataccgatcatcaacctctttcattttccatttctcaaaaaaaatccaattattgggatgaaaaggtggtattcctttattgaaagctatttacccaaaattatttacaagccaggagcaacaaatgctgttgcggacgctttatctaggattcaaataaataacttaacggaaagtaatgaatcggtctcagatcaaaatactcagcattctgcagagagtagttttgagaatgtaatacaagaaacccttaaaccagtttaagcaacaatcttttgcacaaagaaatgagatatctattattattctttgcagatcctcgacatagtacgtctaacggacaaatagaaagggcacactctaccttaacagaaattgctcgctgcattaaagatgagcttaatttaattgattattccgaaattataattagagcagcacaaaaatataatttaacaattcattcaataaccaatcatcgaccttttgatatattatttaataaaatcaaacacgat from Drosophila biarmipes strain raj3 unplaced genomic scaffold, RU_DBia_V1.1 ptg000004l, whole genome shotgun sequence includes these protein-coding regions:
- the LOC127011660 gene encoding uncharacterized protein LOC127011660, with protein sequence MLCLFIAKCNQTNLINILGTNNFSKVNNPTHNKLGKVVLFYPEPNTTSSFKGFHKKLSPPVVIHANTEAVLENYTTFLNSSLTSSTKKVQKHTAGAVSFYISHKYNPDPSKLWTYEGADCNKELYIAVTQKFKIQA